A single genomic interval of Sulfurovum sp. TSL6 harbors:
- the acs gene encoding acetate--CoA ligase, protein MLKELYQPNPEFAKDARIKNMDAYHALVKKATDDYEGFWKEFADEKIDWFEPYTTVLDESNAPFVKWFDGGKLNVTHQCIDRHLETQKNKAAIIFEGDRGDKQVITYLDLYEEVNKFANLLKEDFGVQKGDRVVIYMPMIPEAAYAMLACARIGAIHSIVFGGFSSEALRDRIEDAEAKVVITADGAYRKTKPYMLKPVVDEALTGKTPVEKVLVVERNHEDVTWVEGRDYSYNELIQSKTAQCDAEPMESEDPLFLLYTSGSTGKPKGVQHNTAGYILWAQMTMEWVFDVKQNDTYWCTADIGWITGHTYIVYGPLAMGATTIMFEGVITFPDAGRPWKMVEEHKVNQFYTAPTAIRVLHKMGEEEPAKYDLSSLKVLGTVGEPIDPPAWKWYYEEVGQSKCAIVDTYWQTETGGHIVSPLPGATPIKPACATLPLPGIMAEILDPETGEKVGEGESGYMCVTRPWPSQIRGVWGDDERFKKSYFGDVTKEGKPVYFTGDGAIYGENGYITITGRTDDVINVSGHRMGTAEVEAAIKKHENVAAVAVVGKPHELKGEGIFAYIVLKSVPAEHKDDAANELETMKEINAIIKTEIGNIALCDDMVFVPDLPKTRSGKIMRRILRALAKGEKITQDTSTLEDPTVVGQIEALVNA, encoded by the coding sequence ATGTTAAAAGAACTCTATCAACCAAACCCTGAATTTGCAAAAGATGCAAGAATAAAAAATATGGATGCATACCATGCTTTGGTAAAAAAGGCGACGGATGATTATGAAGGTTTCTGGAAAGAATTTGCAGATGAGAAGATCGATTGGTTCGAACCGTACACTACGGTATTGGATGAGTCCAATGCACCGTTCGTCAAATGGTTCGATGGTGGAAAACTCAATGTTACACACCAATGTATCGACCGACATCTAGAGACACAGAAAAATAAAGCAGCGATCATTTTTGAAGGTGACAGAGGTGACAAGCAAGTGATCACTTATCTTGATCTCTATGAAGAAGTAAATAAATTTGCCAATCTGCTTAAAGAAGATTTCGGTGTACAAAAAGGTGATAGAGTCGTGATCTATATGCCGATGATCCCTGAGGCTGCTTATGCAATGCTTGCCTGTGCACGTATCGGTGCGATCCACTCTATCGTATTTGGCGGGTTCTCTTCAGAAGCACTGCGTGACAGGATAGAAGATGCAGAGGCGAAAGTGGTGATCACGGCTGACGGTGCTTATAGAAAAACAAAACCTTATATGCTAAAACCTGTGGTAGATGAAGCACTGACAGGTAAAACACCGGTTGAAAAAGTGTTGGTTGTGGAGAGAAACCATGAAGATGTGACATGGGTAGAAGGACGTGACTATTCGTACAATGAACTTATACAAAGCAAAACTGCTCAATGTGATGCAGAACCTATGGAGAGTGAAGATCCTCTCTTCTTGCTCTATACTTCTGGTAGTACGGGAAAACCAAAAGGGGTACAACACAATACAGCCGGATATATTCTTTGGGCACAAATGACGATGGAATGGGTCTTTGATGTAAAACAAAATGATACCTACTGGTGTACGGCAGATATCGGCTGGATCACAGGGCATACCTACATCGTCTATGGACCGCTTGCAATGGGAGCGACCACAATCATGTTTGAAGGTGTGATTACCTTCCCTGATGCAGGCCGTCCTTGGAAAATGGTAGAAGAACATAAAGTCAACCAGTTCTATACAGCACCAACAGCGATACGTGTATTGCATAAAATGGGAGAAGAAGAACCGGCTAAATATGATCTCTCAAGTCTCAAAGTACTTGGAACGGTAGGAGAGCCTATCGATCCTCCTGCATGGAAATGGTATTATGAAGAAGTAGGTCAAAGTAAGTGTGCGATCGTAGATACATACTGGCAAACGGAGACTGGCGGACACATCGTTTCTCCGCTTCCTGGTGCGACACCTATCAAGCCTGCATGTGCAACACTTCCGTTACCGGGAATCATGGCTGAGATACTTGACCCTGAAACGGGTGAAAAAGTAGGTGAAGGTGAAAGCGGATATATGTGTGTTACACGCCCTTGGCCGTCACAGATCCGTGGTGTATGGGGTGATGATGAAAGGTTCAAAAAGTCATACTTCGGTGATGTGACAAAAGAGGGTAAGCCGGTATACTTTACAGGTGACGGTGCAATCTATGGTGAAAACGGTTATATTACGATCACTGGTCGTACAGATGATGTGATCAATGTATCTGGACACCGTATGGGTACAGCTGAAGTAGAAGCCGCGATCAAAAAGCATGAGAATGTAGCTGCGGTAGCAGTTGTAGGTAAGCCGCATGAGCTTAAGGGAGAAGGAATTTTTGCCTATATCGTACTCAAATCTGTACCTGCAGAGCATAAAGATGATGCAGCAAATGAACTGGAGACGATGAAAGAGATCAACGCGATCATTAAAACTGAGATCGGAAACATCGCACTATGTGATGATATGGTCTTTGTTCCAGACCTCCCAAAAACCAGATCAGGAAAGATCATGAGAAGGATACTCAGAGCACTGGCAAAAGGTGAAAAGATCACTCAAGATACTTCTACACTTGAAGATCCAACTGTTGTAGGTCAGATAGAGGCCCTTGTTAACGCATAA
- a CDS encoding 3'-5' exonuclease codes for MFTSLKKKWNFKHLKDERFTFLFDDVPTDEMVVFDCETTGLDPKTDDIISIGAVKIKGNRILTDEAIHIYIDQDKEIDPKSITIHQIRNCDLYGAIPLQEAIEKFLYYIGNRPLVGYYLEFDVAMVNKYIKPMYGITIPNTQEEVSAIYYDKKIPAIPQGNIDLRFNTILEDLDLPKLQAHDALDDAIMTALIYLKLKNTTKLK; via the coding sequence ATGTTTACATCATTAAAAAAGAAGTGGAACTTCAAACATCTTAAGGATGAACGCTTTACCTTTTTATTTGATGACGTGCCTACCGATGAGATGGTCGTTTTTGACTGTGAGACCACGGGTCTTGATCCCAAAACGGATGACATTATTTCGATCGGAGCAGTCAAGATAAAAGGTAATAGAATTCTTACGGATGAAGCGATACATATCTATATCGATCAGGATAAAGAGATCGATCCTAAAAGTATCACGATCCATCAGATAAGGAATTGTGATCTTTACGGGGCGATCCCTCTTCAAGAGGCAATAGAGAAGTTTCTTTATTATATCGGGAACAGACCTTTGGTAGGTTACTACCTGGAGTTTGATGTGGCTATGGTCAATAAATATATCAAGCCGATGTATGGTATTACCATACCCAATACACAAGAAGAGGTATCAGCGATCTATTATGATAAAAAGATCCCTGCTATACCACAAGGAAATATAGATCTGCGGTTCAATACGATCTTGGAAGATTTGGATCTACCAAAACTTCAAGCCCATGATGCATTAGATGATGCCATTATGACGGCTTTGATCTATCTTAAATTAAAAAATACAACGAAATTAAAATAA
- a CDS encoding putative nucleotidyltransferase substrate binding domain-containing protein has protein sequence MITLFENIKTHLPFTLLTKKEFDHIKNDAQIVYYPNDTVLIGKDKTPENLFVVIKGIVEVFDENEEHIDMYHTHDIFGGIEIIEDQPSEYSYKVTEELICFEIPKASFLDICESNKDFKHYFFSSIVERIELLKEKKEYASMSDLMIARLDESILHKACVIASNVSIVDSLKRMDEEGASCLLVQNDEGYGIVTDADFRYYILQKEEKSLENISQIQSYPAISVKNGELLFNILLLMTEHSIKHLPVLDDDNNVLGILELVDLLSFFSNQSHLITVQMERAQKLENVVAAAKRLNVMIGALHAKGVKSRYIAKLVSEINRKMYMKLFKMIIPHTWHDKCTLILLGSEGRASQILRTDQDNALVFEKGFMPQDAASVTQRFIEVLDEIGFPRCEGEIMMINPKWCKPIEAYKEDIYDWMEAPTYEKFMDMAIFFDSTPVAGKLSLHTELIDYLFHKVEQTPSILMHFARAIETFESPLGLFSQFVHDKAHKNEIDIKKGALFALIHGVRALALEHQIRATNTTLRIKALNNSGFLSKEDATELMEALEVFTTLRLHSQLSQLAKGEKIDNYISVVNIGKLERDLLKEALKTVNKFKKIVSYHFHLSIVG, from the coding sequence GTGATAACATTATTCGAAAATATAAAGACACATCTACCATTTACACTCTTAACTAAAAAAGAATTTGATCATATCAAAAACGATGCACAGATCGTCTATTATCCTAATGACACAGTGCTCATAGGTAAAGATAAAACGCCTGAAAACCTTTTTGTTGTGATAAAAGGTATCGTTGAAGTATTTGATGAGAATGAAGAACATATTGATATGTATCATACCCATGATATTTTTGGTGGTATTGAGATCATTGAAGATCAACCTTCCGAGTATAGTTACAAAGTGACAGAAGAATTGATATGTTTTGAGATTCCAAAGGCATCATTCCTGGATATTTGTGAAAGCAATAAGGATTTTAAACATTATTTCTTTTCAAGTATCGTAGAACGTATCGAGTTGCTTAAAGAGAAGAAAGAATATGCTTCTATGAGCGACTTGATGATAGCAAGGCTGGATGAATCTATTTTGCATAAAGCATGTGTCATTGCGTCCAATGTTTCTATCGTTGATTCACTGAAGCGTATGGATGAAGAGGGTGCAAGCTGTTTACTGGTTCAAAATGATGAAGGGTATGGCATTGTGACCGATGCAGATTTCAGATACTATATTCTCCAAAAAGAGGAAAAAAGTTTAGAAAATATCTCTCAGATACAAAGCTATCCTGCCATTTCCGTTAAAAATGGAGAACTTCTTTTTAACATTTTACTCTTGATGACAGAACACAGTATCAAACACCTTCCTGTGTTGGATGATGACAACAATGTTCTAGGCATACTTGAACTTGTTGATCTTTTGAGCTTCTTTTCCAATCAGTCCCATCTTATTACGGTTCAAATGGAGAGAGCACAAAAGCTTGAGAATGTGGTTGCCGCCGCCAAACGTTTGAATGTGATGATAGGTGCACTGCATGCAAAAGGGGTAAAAAGCCGCTATATTGCCAAGTTGGTCTCTGAGATCAACAGAAAAATGTATATGAAACTCTTTAAAATGATCATCCCTCATACATGGCATGATAAATGTACCCTCATCCTCCTGGGAAGTGAAGGGCGTGCTTCACAGATCCTAAGAACAGACCAGGATAATGCACTTGTCTTTGAGAAAGGTTTTATGCCTCAGGATGCAGCATCTGTGACACAGAGATTTATCGAAGTCCTTGACGAGATAGGTTTTCCGCGCTGTGAAGGTGAGATCATGATGATCAATCCAAAGTGGTGCAAACCGATCGAAGCATACAAAGAAGATATCTATGACTGGATGGAAGCACCAACGTATGAGAAATTTATGGATATGGCTATTTTCTTTGACTCTACCCCTGTTGCCGGAAAACTGTCACTGCATACGGAATTGATCGATTATCTCTTTCATAAAGTGGAACAAACCCCGTCGATCCTCATGCATTTTGCAAGAGCGATCGAAACGTTTGAGTCTCCACTGGGACTGTTTTCTCAATTTGTGCATGATAAAGCACATAAGAATGAGATAGATATCAAAAAAGGTGCTCTTTTTGCATTGATCCATGGGGTACGTGCATTGGCTTTGGAACATCAGATCAGAGCGACCAATACAACCCTGCGTATCAAAGCGCTGAATAATAGTGGTTTTTTGAGTAAAGAGGATGCGACAGAGTTGATGGAAGCACTGGAAGTATTCACTACACTGAGACTCCATTCTCAACTTTCGCAGCTGGCAAAAGGGGAGAAGATAGATAACTATATCTCTGTGGTCAACATAGGAAAGCTTGAACGTGACCTTTTAAAAGAGGCACTCAAAACAGTGAATAAGTTTAAAAAGATAGTAAGTTATCACTTTCATCTTTCTATAGTAGGTTAA
- a CDS encoding cation acetate symporter produces MLGRILSLFMMASMTVAFAAGADLGEGTKAEELNVPAIVMFFIFVAATLGITYWASKRTKSASDFYTAGGGITGTQNGTAIAGDYMSAASFLGITGMVYLKGYDGLIFSIGFLVGWPIILFMISEQLRNLGKYTFADVTAYRLKQKPVRILAALGSISVVILYLIAQMVGAGKLIEILFGLDYEFAVVLVGILMILYVAFGGMLATTWVQIIKAVLLLAGTTFMSIMVMAKFGFSFDALFTQATQIHAKGVEIMSPGGLVSDPISAISLGIALMFGTAGLPHILMRFFTVADAKEARKSVFVATGLIGYFYVLTFIMGFGAIVLVLGDPAGSYLAADGATLKGMNNMAAVWLAHAVGGDYFLGFISAVAFATILAVVSGLTLAGASAISHDLYANAFATGKVDEKKEMQVSKMATIAIGIAAIFFGIAFEKQNIAFVVALAFTIAASANFPVLFMSIFWKKLTTRGAVIGGYIGLISALVLVILGPVVWTQILGNETAIVPYKFPAVFSVPVAFIAIWFFSITDKSDDAQRCIDEFDAQDIRCQTGIGSNGAVAH; encoded by the coding sequence ATGTTAGGTAGAATTTTATCTCTATTTATGATGGCTTCCATGACAGTTGCATTTGCAGCGGGAGCTGATTTGGGTGAAGGTACAAAAGCTGAAGAGCTGAATGTGCCTGCTATTGTGATGTTCTTTATTTTTGTTGCAGCAACACTGGGTATTACTTACTGGGCTTCAAAAAGAACAAAGTCTGCTAGTGACTTCTATACAGCAGGTGGTGGGATCACAGGTACACAAAACGGTACAGCCATTGCAGGTGACTACATGTCAGCGGCATCTTTCCTGGGTATTACGGGTATGGTTTACCTGAAAGGGTATGATGGTCTTATCTTCTCTATCGGTTTCTTGGTAGGTTGGCCAATTATTCTTTTTATGATCTCTGAGCAACTTAGAAACTTGGGTAAATATACATTTGCCGATGTGACTGCCTATAGATTAAAGCAAAAACCGGTAAGGATCCTGGCAGCATTGGGTTCAATTTCTGTTGTGATTCTTTATCTTATTGCTCAAATGGTGGGTGCAGGTAAATTGATAGAAATCTTATTTGGATTGGATTATGAGTTTGCCGTTGTACTTGTCGGTATTCTTATGATTCTATATGTTGCATTTGGCGGTATGCTTGCAACTACATGGGTACAGATCATTAAAGCGGTATTATTACTTGCGGGGACTACATTTATGTCAATCATGGTTATGGCAAAGTTTGGATTTAGTTTTGATGCACTCTTTACACAAGCAACGCAGATCCACGCTAAAGGTGTAGAGATCATGAGCCCAGGTGGTCTAGTTTCTGATCCTATTTCAGCTATTTCACTTGGTATTGCCTTGATGTTCGGTACAGCGGGTCTCCCACATATCCTTATGAGATTCTTTACGGTTGCAGATGCAAAAGAGGCTAGAAAGTCTGTATTTGTTGCAACAGGTTTGATCGGGTATTTCTATGTACTTACATTCATCATGGGATTCGGTGCGATCGTACTCGTACTTGGGGATCCTGCAGGTTCTTATCTGGCTGCTGATGGTGCAACACTTAAAGGGATGAACAACATGGCAGCGGTATGGCTGGCACATGCAGTGGGTGGAGATTATTTCCTTGGATTTATCTCAGCTGTTGCATTTGCTACTATTCTTGCGGTTGTTTCCGGTCTTACACTCGCTGGTGCGTCAGCGATCTCTCATGACCTTTATGCGAATGCATTTGCAACAGGTAAAGTCGATGAGAAAAAGGAGATGCAAGTTTCTAAAATGGCCACTATTGCCATTGGTATTGCTGCTATCTTCTTTGGTATTGCCTTTGAAAAGCAAAATATCGCATTTGTTGTGGCGCTGGCATTTACGATCGCAGCGTCTGCTAACTTCCCAGTGCTGTTTATGTCGATATTCTGGAAGAAGCTTACAACAAGAGGTGCGGTCATTGGTGGGTATATTGGTTTGATCTCAGCGCTCGTACTTGTTATTCTTGGTCCGGTTGTTTGGACACAGATCCTGGGTAATGAGACAGCAATTGTACCTTACAAATTCCCGGCAGTCTTCTCAGTGCCAGTGGCATTTATAGCGATCTGGTTCTTCTCGATCACAGATAAATCTGATGATGCACAAAGATGTATCGATGAATTTGATGCTCAGGACATTAGATGTCAAACGGGTATCGGATCTAATGGAGCAGTAGCTCACTAA
- a CDS encoding DUF485 domain-containing protein, with amino-acid sequence MTQEQVQQIKNNPKYQKLVGTRSKFAWTLTIIMLVVYYAFILFIAFSPETLGTKISPEGMATWGIPVGLAIIIFAFAMTGLYVRRANGEFDGLLNDLKNDIEKEMN; translated from the coding sequence ATGACACAAGAACAAGTGCAACAGATTAAAAACAATCCTAAGTACCAAAAACTTGTAGGTACAAGAAGTAAGTTTGCCTGGACATTGACTATTATCATGTTAGTGGTCTATTATGCATTTATTTTATTTATTGCATTCAGCCCAGAAACATTGGGAACTAAAATAAGCCCAGAAGGTATGGCGACATGGGGTATACCTGTCGGTCTAGCTATTATCATTTTTGCATTTGCAATGACAGGACTTTATGTAAGAAGAGCCAACGGTGAATTTGATGGTCTTTTAAACGATCTAAAAAATGATATTGAAAAGGAGATGAATTAA
- a CDS encoding OprD family outer membrane porin — protein MRTYLAISVAASTLLMAGGDIAPFEPVVATEAAEVDYGELFGQFRTFYIDRTYSGLVNNNRNSLATGGYIGYRSPDFNGLTAAVAAYGVYGFNIHEVDSDSGDTASYDPALMGRDGDNYAFIGQAYLNYKFNNTNIKVGRQRLDTPLAGADDARMIPNLFEAAVVTNTDLEDTTLTLAHITRETTGTFSNIYDDAYGLGFASGYGAGTTLAQSGDFVNMGRVALGDNDFNGDGSIDNKTDGVTAVAATYKGFDGVTLTAWDYYAHDILNAVYLQADYGWKCLLNENVKMNASAQYIGQSDVGDALAGKVDSNYWGVKLGASLGAFSAYAAYSQTDTSDITPTSPTSGIITPWGGMPAFTQGMVTRHQFFSDTDSWKVAGTYKLNELLGEDIKASVFYTEFDIGATNSYDYGTAWTASESGWDIQYNVASVEGLNLRARANYPRDFKNGLDWDEYRLIINYNF, from the coding sequence ATGAGAACATATTTAGCAATCTCTGTCGCAGCATCAACACTGCTGATGGCAGGAGGAGATATTGCACCATTTGAACCGGTTGTAGCAACGGAAGCGGCTGAAGTAGATTACGGTGAGTTGTTTGGTCAATTCAGAACATTCTATATTGACAGAACGTATTCCGGTCTAGTTAATAATAACCGTAATTCACTTGCAACAGGTGGTTATATAGGATATAGGTCACCAGATTTTAATGGATTGACAGCAGCTGTGGCAGCTTATGGTGTTTATGGATTTAATATTCATGAGGTAGATAGTGACAGTGGTGACACTGCCAGTTATGATCCTGCATTGATGGGTCGTGACGGAGATAATTATGCATTTATAGGACAAGCATACCTTAACTATAAATTTAACAATACAAACATCAAAGTGGGTCGTCAAAGACTTGATACACCATTGGCAGGAGCTGATGATGCAAGAATGATTCCAAACCTTTTTGAAGCAGCAGTAGTGACAAACACTGATCTTGAAGATACTACTTTAACCTTAGCACATATTACCAGAGAGACGACTGGTACATTCAGTAATATTTATGATGATGCTTACGGATTAGGTTTTGCAAGTGGTTACGGTGCAGGTACAACCTTGGCACAAAGTGGTGATTTTGTAAATATGGGTAGGGTAGCATTAGGTGATAATGATTTTAATGGCGATGGCAGTATAGATAATAAAACTGATGGTGTCACTGCAGTAGCAGCTACCTATAAAGGGTTTGATGGCGTTACTTTAACGGCATGGGACTACTATGCACATGATATCCTCAATGCTGTGTACCTTCAGGCTGATTATGGATGGAAATGTCTTTTGAATGAAAATGTAAAAATGAACGCTTCAGCACAATACATTGGTCAAAGTGATGTAGGAGATGCACTTGCAGGTAAAGTTGACAGTAACTACTGGGGTGTGAAACTAGGTGCAAGTCTAGGTGCATTCAGTGCATATGCAGCGTATTCTCAAACAGATACAAGTGATATTACACCAACCAGTCCAACTAGTGGTATTATTACTCCATGGGGTGGAATGCCAGCATTTACACAAGGTATGGTCACAAGACATCAATTCTTCTCTGACACGGACAGTTGGAAAGTAGCTGGAACCTATAAGTTGAATGAGCTACTTGGTGAAGATATTAAAGCTTCTGTATTTTATACAGAATTTGATATTGGTGCAACCAACAGCTACGATTATGGTACAGCTTGGACAGCATCAGAATCTGGTTGGGATATTCAATACAATGTCGCTTCGGTTGAGGGTCTTAACTTAAGAGCCAGAGCAAACTATCCAAGAGATTTCAAAAATGGTTTAGACTGGGATGAGTATAGACTGATTATAAACTATAACTTTTAA
- a CDS encoding response regulator transcription factor has product MKVLLLEDELMLQGAIKEYLSDTGFEVTAFEDGQEAYENISSNSYDLFIFDINTPSMDGLSLLDTLQKEKIYVPTIFISAITEIEQISQAYALGCYDYLKKPFHLKELSLHIERLLKMADIRAKSFIKISKMYSYDAENQSLLFDGEEQLLTQKQLQIMDLFAKNINKVVDFEMLRHYAWDDSPVDNAIIRAEIHRLRQVLKEDLITTLKGVGYTLSKQM; this is encoded by the coding sequence ATGAAAGTATTATTACTTGAAGATGAATTAATGCTCCAGGGCGCTATAAAAGAATATTTGTCTGACACCGGGTTTGAAGTGACAGCATTTGAAGATGGACAGGAAGCCTATGAGAATATATCTTCGAACAGCTATGATCTTTTTATCTTCGATATCAACACTCCAAGTATGGATGGACTCTCTTTACTTGACACACTGCAAAAAGAAAAGATCTATGTTCCTACGATCTTTATCTCTGCTATTACAGAGATAGAGCAGATAAGCCAGGCCTATGCATTAGGTTGTTATGACTATTTGAAAAAGCCTTTTCATCTCAAAGAGTTAAGTTTGCACATTGAAAGATTGTTAAAAATGGCAGATATAAGGGCAAAAAGCTTTATAAAGATATCAAAGATGTACAGCTATGATGCAGAAAATCAATCTTTGTTGTTTGATGGGGAAGAGCAGTTACTTACACAAAAACAATTACAGATCATGGATCTGTTCGCAAAAAATATAAATAAGGTGGTTGACTTTGAAATGCTCAGACACTATGCTTGGGATGACAGTCCTGTAGATAATGCGATCATCAGAGCAGAGATACACAGGCTCCGTCAAGTGCTAAAAGAAGATCTCATCACAACACTGAAGGGTGTGGGATATACACTTTCTAAACAAATGTAA